The following proteins come from a genomic window of Pedobacter faecalis:
- a CDS encoding adenylate kinase: MLNIVLFGPPGAGKGTQSEKLIDKYQLVHISTGDLFRAHIKNQTALGQRVSALIAEGQLVPDEITIAMLEEEVDKNPGAKGFIFDGFPRTVPQAKALDDFLVSKGTEIAGVIALDVDQAELTKRIAQRQLETGRVDDQADKLQKRIEEYFDKTVHVLPYYESQAKLAKVNGIGQIEDIFSALCTVVDQY; this comes from the coding sequence ATGTTGAATATTGTTCTATTTGGTCCTCCGGGTGCAGGCAAAGGCACTCAGTCTGAAAAATTAATCGACAAGTACCAATTGGTTCACATCTCGACCGGTGATTTGTTCAGGGCGCATATAAAAAATCAAACGGCGTTGGGGCAGCGTGTTAGTGCCTTAATTGCCGAAGGTCAGCTGGTGCCCGATGAGATCACTATTGCGATGCTGGAGGAAGAAGTAGATAAGAATCCGGGGGCTAAAGGCTTCATTTTTGACGGCTTTCCGCGCACTGTGCCACAGGCAAAGGCATTAGATGATTTTCTTGTAAGTAAAGGTACTGAGATCGCGGGGGTTATTGCCCTTGATGTTGATCAGGCTGAGTTGACTAAGCGCATTGCACAGCGCCAGTTGGAAACCGGCAGGGTAGATGATCAGGCCGACAAGCTTCAAAAGCGGATAGAGGAGTATTTTGATAAGACGGTTCACGTATTGCCCTACTATGAATCGCAAGCCAAACTGGCTAAAGTGAACGGCATCGGCCAGATTGAGGATATCTTCTCGGCGCTTTGTACGGT